The Kribbella sp. HUAS MG21 genome includes the window AAGGCGAACCAGCTGAAGGCGCTCGTCACCGGGTCGGTCGACAAGAGCGTGTTCGCGGACGCGGACGTCGTGATCGAGGCCGTGTTCGAGGAGCTGCAGCTGAAGAAGACGATCTTCGCCGACCTGGAGAAGATCATCCGGCCGGACGCCGTCCTGGCGACGAACACGTCGTCGTTGTCGGTGACCGAGATGGCCGCCGACCTGGAGCACCCGGAGCGGGTCGTCGGGTTCCACTTCTTCAACCCGGTCGCGGTGCTGCCGCTGCTGGAGATCATCCGCGCGGACCGCACCGACGACGCGACGCTGGCCACGGCGTTCGCGGTCGGCAAGACGCTGAAGAAGTCCTGCGTGCTGGTGAAGGACGCGCCGGCGTTCGTCGTGAACCGGCTGCTGACCCGGTTCCTCGGCGAGGTCAGCGCGGCGGTCGACGAGGGTACGCCGATCCCGGAGGCCGACCGCGCGCTCGCCGCGCTCGGGCTGCCGATGCCGCCGTTCGTGCTGCTCCAGCTGGTCGGGCTGCCGGTCGCGCTGCACGTCGCGGAGACGATGAACCGGGCGTACCCGGACCGGTTCGCGGTGTCCGCGAACCTCGCGAAGGTCGTTGCCGCAGGCAAGAGCTCGTTCTACGTGTGGCCGGAGGGCAAGCCGGTCGTGGATCCCGAGGTCGAGGCGCTGGTGGAGGTCGGCGACAAGCCCTCCACCGCCGACGAACTCCGCTCCCGGGTGCTGACCGCCCTCGCCGAGGAGATCAAGATCATGCTCGACGAGGGCGTGGTGGCCGAGGCCCAGGACATCGACCTGTGCCTGCTGCTCGGAGCCGGGTGGCCGTTCCACCTCGGTGGCATCACGCCGTATCTGGACCGCACCGGCATCGCCGAGAAGGTCAACGGGACTCGCTTCCTTCCCAAGGGTGTGGCCAGCCTCTCCTGAGCCGCTGGGGGTCGGTGCGGAGCCGGAAGCCCGCTCCGGCCCCCAGCAACACCAGCCCGCGTCGTCAGCGGGCTGCGAGCCGGGCGAAGCCCTCGGAGCCGTGGCCGTTGTCGATCGCTTGTTGTACTTCGGCGCGGACGGCGGTGAGTACGCCGTTGTCGAGGTCGCTCGAGCGGATGGTGCTGAGGATGTGGTCGAGGGTCGCGGCCACGGACGTGAGCTGGGCCAGGTCGCCTGGGAAGTGATCGGTCGCCACCTGCTCGGCGACCAGGTCGATCAGGTCGGGGAACAGTGCGAGCATCGACTTCGCGTGGCCGGCGATCTCGGTGGGCGCGATGTGCTGTGCCTTGGCGAGGGCGAACATGTGCACGACGCCGCTCATCGACGTCCAGAACAGGTCTTGCAGCGACGCGTCGAAACCGGCGGCTCTGCCCGGGTCCTCGCCGAGGTAGTGCGCGTTCTCGCCGAGTGCGGACAGCGTGGATCGGTGCGAATGGTAGGCGGCGGCCGGTCCGCTGAAGTACAGCGTCGCCTCAGCGGTGCCGACGGCCGTGGGCGTCGCGACGATCACGCCGTCGAGGTACTCGATGCCGTGTTCGGCGGCCCAGGCCGCCATCGCGCGGGCCTGCTCGGGTGAGCCGCCGCTGAGGTTCGCGAGGGTACGGCCCTTCAGCGCGTCGGCGTCGAGGACGGACTCCGCCACTTCGTAGTCCAGCAAGGACACGACGACGAGAGGGCTCGCCGCCATCGCGTCGACGGCCGTGTCGGCGACGACGACGTCGAGGTCGCCGGCTCTTCCCGGGGTGCGGTTCCAAACAGTCGTCGGGTGGTCGGCGGCAACGAACGCGGCGGCCAGGGCGTGGCCCATGGGTCCGAGTCCGAGAACAGTCACGGTGGTCATGCCGGGTAACGTAAACCTTGACGTCCATGTCAAAGTCAAGGCGGAACCGGACCATGCGAATCGGCGAACTGGCCACACGCACAGGCGTCAGCGAACGCGCACTGCGGTACTACGAGACCCAGGGCCTCCTGACCCCGTCACGCACCCCGAGCGGCTACCGCAAGTACGCCGAGTCCGACCTGGCCGCAGTACGCCGAATCAGAACCCTCCTGGCCGCCGGCCTCAACACCACCCAGATCCAGCAAGTACTCCCCTGCCTGGTCGACGACGACGGCCTCCTGACCCCAACCTGCTCAGACCTGACAGCCGGCCTCATCCAGCAACGCGACCGCATCGACGAAGCAATCCACGACCTACAAACAACCCGAACCAACCTCACCAAACTCATCACCAGCCAACCGGCGGACTGACTTTGGCAGTCAGCCGGGGTCGGTGAAGGAGATCGGCTTGCCGGTGGCGCGGGCGTAGGCGATCTCCCTGGTCGTGGACTCGCCGATGTACCCGCCCGGGTTGACGACCAGCACGCGGTCGGCCAGGTCGATCTTGCGCAGGTGGAGCTCACCCAGCGCGGCCTTCTGCTCGTCGGTGATCAACTCGTCTGCCTCGGCGCTCGGGAAGACACCTGGCGCGACGACGATGACACCTGCCAAGGTCAGGTCCCGGTTCGCCGCATGCATCTCGTCCACGAACCGTGCCGAGCCACAAATGCAGACAATCTCAGGTCGCACTTCTGCCTTGCTTTACCCTCAGGCCTTTTGTTCCTGGCCGGTGCGTTCTTCCAGGCCTACTCGGCTCTTGTGGTAGCCGTAGACGGCGTAGATGGCGAAGCCGAGGAGCATCCAGAGGCCGAAGCGGAGCCAGGTTTCGAGGGAGAGGTTGAGCATCAGGTAGAGGCAGATGAGGGCCGAGAGGATCGGGATCACCGGGCTCAGCGGGACGCGGAAGGAGCGCTGGATGTCGGGGCGGCTCCTGCGGAGCAGCGGGACCGCGATCGACACCAGCGTGAAGGCGGCCAGCGTGCCGATGTTGACCATTTCCTCGAGCTTGCCGATCGGGGTGACACCCGCGACGATCGCGACCAGGACGCCGATCCCGATCGTGAGGCGGTACGGCGTACCCCACTTGGCGTGCGTCTTGCCGAGCTGCCGGGGCATCAGGTGGTCGCGGCTCATCGCGAAGACCACCCGCGCCGCGCCGATCATCAACGTCAGCACAACGGTGGTGAGACCCGCGACCGCACCCGCGGAGATCAGCGTCGCGAAACCACCGCGCCCGACGGACCGGAACGCCTCGGCCAGTGCCGCCTCGCCGTTGATGTCGGTGTACTTCACCATGCCCGTGATCACGATGCAGACCAGCACGTACAGCACCGTGCAGATCGCCAGCGAGCCGATGATGCCGCGCGGCAGGTCGCGCTGCGGGTTCTGCGCCTCCTCGGCGGTGGTGGCGACCACGTCGAAGCCGATGAACGCGAAGAACACCAGCGACGCGCCGGACACCAGGCCCATGATCCCGAACGTCGACGGCGTGAAGCCGAACAGCGCCTGGAACAACGGCGTGGTGATCGTCACGTCGCCGTTCGGCGCGGGCACGCTCGGCGGGACGAACGGCGTCAGGTTCTCGCCCTTGATGTAGAACAGCCCGGCGACGATCACGAACAGCACCACGAACAGCTTGATCGCGACCAGCACCAGGTTGACCCGCAGCGACTCCTTGATCCCGATCGTCGCGAGCGTCGCCAGCACCAGGACCAGCAGCATCGCGAGCACGTTGACGCTGCTGTCCGGCCCGATCGAGGACGGCCAGCCGAGCCCGATCTGTTCCAGGAACAAGGCGGCGTACGTCGACCAGCCCTGGGCGACGACGCTTGCCCCGAGCATCAATTCGAGCAGCAGGTCCCAGCCGATGATCCAGGCGAAGATCTCACCGAGCGAGAAGTACGAGAACGTGTACGCCGAACCGGACACCGGCACGGTCGACGAGAACTCGGCGTAGCACAACGCGGCCAGCGCACAGCAGATCGCGGCCAGTACGAAGGACAGCGCGATGCCCGGACCGGCGTACAGCTTGGCCGCGCGGCCGGTCAGCGTGAAGATGCCGGCACCGATGATGACGCCGATGCCGAAGACCGTCAGGTCGAGCGCGGTGAGGCGTTTCTTGAGCTGGTACTCCGGCTCGTCGGTGTCGGCGATCGACTGCTCGATCGTCTTCTTCCGCACAAGACTCATCTGCGCCTCCTCGGGATGGACGGATCCATTCGAGACTGCCCGTCTGACAGCGCGAGGTCAAACCGCCACTCAGCGCTGCGGCTCGTATGTTGTGAGCGACGTCCACAGCGTCGCCTCGGTGAGACCGGTACGGCTCAGCAGGATGCGGTCGCGGGCTGCCTGATCGGTGCCGTTCATCGCCATGTCCACGTACAGGTCCTCGACCTTGTCGAGCCCGATCCGCTGCACGAGGTACCTGACCGCCAGCCAGCTCACGCCGTACACGTCGGCGGAGTTCTGGTAGAAGCCGGCGTCGCTCGGCAGCGCGGACAGCTGCGGTACGGAGTCGTCGATGACCTCCTGCTCCCACTTGCCGACCTCGCCGGCTCCCCCGAGCGCCTCGATCCCGCGCCAGGAGACGTACTCCGCGGCGCCCTCGGCCAGCCACAACGGTTCGTACCCGCCGAGGTCCGCGGTCGCGACGTGAGTGAGCTCGTGCGACAGCAGGATCTCGTCGACGCGGTCGCGTTCGTTCGGGTTGATCACGACGTACCCGCCGGCGACCGTGCCGTCGGCAGTGTCCTGGCCGGGCAGCGACGAGAACGTCGTACCGGTGCTGGCGGCGGACTCGATGTCCTCGTCGGCGAACCGGGCGTCGCGCACCTCGGTCTCGTCGAGCGCGATCACCAGCACCTTGCCGGTCCACTTCCGCGGCCAGTACTCGGTGACCTGCGCGAGCCCCTCGGCGGCCTCGCGGACGATCGCGCGGCCGCGCCGGGTGTCGCCCTTCTCGACGACGACCAGCACCCGCGGGCCACGCTGTACTTCGATCCGGCCGAGGTCCCAGGCCTCGCGGTGCGCGCCGGGCCCGAGGTCCTCGTCGAGCTCGTCGTCGGCGGTCAGCAGCCACCGGCCGCCGCGCGCGACGAACGTGTAGCCCAGCTCGGTGGTGACCGGCGTGAAGTCCACCTCGGGGATCTGGTACCGCATCAGGATCCGGACCAGGTACGTCGTCGTGCCGTGGGCCTGCAGGACCGCCGGGTTGAAGCGCTCCTCGGCCTGGCTGTAGCCGATCTCGGTGAAGCCGATCTCGACCAGGTTCGCGAACAGGATCTTCTGCTCGGCGCGGAGCTGCTTGTTGGCCGGGTCGACGTCGGCGAGGAACAACGCCTCGTTGCCGGTCTGCACGGCCTGCGCCCGGCGGATCAGGATGGTGTCGATCGCGACCCGGCGGGCGGCGACCGCGGCCGCGACCCTCGACTGCTTCGTCGACTTCGGCGGCGGAGGCGTCGGTGTGACGGTGGCCTGCGCGGTGGCCCGGGCACGGGCGTCCTGTTCGCGCTGTTCAACGGTGTAGACGACGCCGCCCGACACGAGCACGACCGCCACCAGCAGCCCCACCCAGCGGCGGGGCCCAGAGGTCGGCCCAGAGGTCGGCCCGGGAGCGGGCGGGGGCGTCGTATCGCTCACTTCGGGTCGTTCCCTCCGAGTACCCGATGGTCGCAGCCGGGCTACCCTACTCGACGCCCGCCGCTCTACGCTGCCGCTGCCGCCCGCAAAGCGCGGAAAAGTCCTGCTTCCGTGATCCCGAGGTGTTCGAGCATGATCCGGTCGCGTTCCTTCTGGCTCGAACCGAGCGCCGCGAGCTCGCGGTACAGCGTGCCGACCTCGGTCGGGCCGAACCGGGTGAACAGGTAGTCGAGCGCCAGCCAGGACAGCGGGTACGAGCTGTCGGCCTGGTCGAAGAACGTGGCGTCGGCCGGCAGGCCCTTCGCCTTCGCGAGGTACTTCGTCCGCACGTCCAGCCGGTACTGCGCGATCGCCAGGTCCTTCTGCCCGCTCATCGGCAGGAACTCGACGTACGCCGCGGCGCCCTCGACGAGCCAGCGCGGCGCGTGCGGCCCGTACGGCGCGGTCGCGACGTGGGTGAACTCGTGGGCGAGCGTGCGGGCGTCGACCTTGCCGCGGTTGTTCGGGTTGATCACGACGTACGAGTCGGCCCGCTCCCCCTCGCCGGTCTTCTCGCCGGGCAGGGTGCGGTAGACCCAGGTCGCCATCGCGATCGCGTCCTCGGCGTTCTTCGGCTGGGTGTAGTCGGCGCCGCGGACGGTCTTGTCGTCGAGCGCGATCACGACACCGGCGCCCTTCCACCCGCCGGGCCAGCGCTTGGTCACGGCGTCCACGGCGCTGAGCGACATCGCAACGAGCTTGTCCGCCAGCGTTTCCTGGCCCTTCTCGACGACGACCAGCACGCGCGGTGCCCGCTTCACCAGGACCGGCCCGGTGTCCCAGGCCTCCTCGTGCGAGCCGCGTGGCAGGCGCTTGTCGAGATCCGAGTCGGACACCAGCATCCAGGAGCCGTTCGCCCGCTGGGTGAAGGTGTACCCGAGCATCGCGCGCACCGGCACCGTGTCGATCGCGCGGAGCTGGTACGTCATCGCGACCGCGACCAGGTACGTCGACGGGCCGTACTTCTTCGCGATCGTCTCGTCGTACTGCTGGGCGAGCTGCTGGTAGGCGAGCGTGGCGAAGCCGAACTGGCGAAGGTTCGCGAACAGCGTCCGCTGGGCGGCCACCAGCCGGGTGTTGCCGGGGTCGACGTCGGCGAGGAACTGCTGCTCGTCACCGCTGAGCACGGCCTGCGAACGCCGCGCCAGCACCTGGTCGACGGCCGCCGACCGCGCCGCCGGATCGATCGTGGAAGTGCTGACGCCCGGGCCCGGGCTGCCGTCGGCGCGCTGGCTCGAGCGGTGCAGGGCGAGACCGCCGCCGACCGCCGCGGCGACCAGCACGAGCGACAGCAGGACCGGCCAGACACGCGATCGCTTCCGGGCGGCGGCGTGCCGGCTGTGTCGCGCCGGCTGCCCTGGCCGCCCCGGCCGCCCGGGCGGCCCTGCCTCAGCCACGATCCCCCGCTAGGTACTCGGGCGGTCGCCGGCCGGGTCCGGCTCGTTGAGCGCGTCGCTGTCGTGCCGGGTCAGCTGCTCGGTGATCTCCCGGGCCACCTCCTGGCCGGTCAGCCCGATCTCCTGCAGTACGGCGGCCCGCTTGGCGTGGTCGAGGAACTGCTGCGGGATGCCGAAGTCCCGGAACGGGGTCCGGACGCCGGCGTCGCGCAGCGCCTGCGCGATCATCGTGCCGCAGCCGCCCGCGCGCCCGTTGTCCTCGATCGTGACGACCAGCTTGAAGTCCGCGGCCAGCTCGACCAGCTTCGGGTCGACCGGCTTGACCCAGCGCGGGTCGACCACGGTGACGCCGAAGCCGTGGGCCTCGAGCCGCTGCGCGACGTCCATTGCGGTCGCCGCCATCGACCCGATGCCGACCAGCAGCACGTCCTTTCCGGATCGCTTCAGTACGTCGATCTCCCCGACGCGGTCGACGGCGTCGATGTCCGGGAACACCTCGCCCTTCGCGAACCGCAGTACGGTCGGGGCGTCGTCGACGTCGACCGCCTCGTTGAGCAGCTCCTCGACGCGCTTGCCGTCGCGCGGCGCGGCGAGGCGGAGGCCCGGGACGACCTGGAGGATCGACATGTCCCACATACCGTTGTGGCTCGCGCCGTCGTCACCGGTCACGCCCGCACGGTCGAGGACGACGGTCACGCCGCACTTGTGCAGGGCGACGTCCAGCAGCAGCTGGTCGAACGCGCGGTTCAGGAAGGTCGCGTAGAGGCCGACGACCGGGTGCATCCCGCCCATCGCCAGGCCCGCCGCGCTCGTCACCGCGTGCTGCTCGGCGATGCCGACGTCGAACGTCCGGTCCGGGAACTCGGCCGCGAACGCGGCCAGGCCGGTCGGGTGCAGCATCGCGGCGGTGATCGCGACCAGGTCCGGGCGCCGGTGGCCGATCCGCACCAGCTCGTCGGAGAACACGTCGGTCCAGCCGCGCGGCTTGTTGAGCGGGCGGATCTGGTGGAAGTTGTCCTCCTCGTCCTGCTCGGCGGCCGGGTAGCCGAAGCCCTTCTGGGTGACCGCGTGCACGATCACCGGGCCGCCGAAGGACTTCGCGTTCCGCAGCGCGTCCTCGAGCGCCTGCCGGTCGTGGCCGTCGATCGGGCCGACGTACTTCAGGCCGAGATCCTCGAACATGCCCTGCGGAGCGAGCATGTCCTTGAGGCCCTTCTTCACCCCGTGCAGCACCTCGTACATCGGCGGACCGACGTACGGCGTCCGGCCGAGGTTCTTCTTGATCAGGTCGAGGACCTTCTCGTACCGCGGGTTGGTGCGCAGGCTGGTCAGGTGGGTGGCGAGACCGCCGACGGTCGGGCTGTACGAGCGGCCGTTGTCGTTGACGATCACGACCAGCTTGAGGTCCTTCGCGGCGGCGATGTTGTTCAGCGCCTCCCAGGCCATGCCGCCGGTGAGGCCGCCGTCGCCGATCAGCGCGACGACGTGCCGGTCCTCCTTGCGCAGCCGGTACGCCTTCGCGAGGCCGTCGGCGTACGAGAGCGCGGTCGAGGCGTGGCTGTTCTCGACGAGGTCGTGCTCGGACTCGGCCTGGCTCGGGTAGCCGGACAGGCCGCCCTGCTGGCGGAGCGTGCCGAACTGCCCGGCGCGGCCGGTGAGCAGCTTGTGCACGTACGTCTGGTGGCCGGTGTCGAACACCAGCCGGTCACGCGGCGAGTCGAACACGCGGTGCATCGCCAGCGTGATCTCGACCATGCCGAGATTCGGGCCGAGGTGACCGCCGGTCCGGGACACGGTCTCCACCAGCACGTCCCGGATCTCCGCCGCCAGATCGGTGAGCTGCTGACCGGTCAGCTTCTTGAGGTCCGCCGGCCCATCTACCGTCTCCAGCACGCGCATCGAGCTCCTCCCGCTGTCACGGCTCAGTCGTTCTCGAATGCTCGAGTCTATGCACGCCACGCCCGGATTCCGAACTCGGCGACGGCGCGCTCGGCCGGGGTTGCGCAATCTCACACTCCAAGACGCCGGCCGGGTGTGGCTGGTTCGGAGGTGTGGCCGGTCTCACCTAGGGTGATCGGCATGGACCCAGACCGGGGTAGGTGGGGCGGGGAAGGTTTCAGGACAGTGAGGACCCTGTTCCGGAAGTACGACGGGCAGCCGCATCGCCTCGTCGAAGCGGTTCGGCTCGGCGAGGACGAGCACGGCCTGTGGGTCGGCTCCGTCCCCGGGACCCAGGGTCAGCGCGCCGACGGGAGCTGGAAGACGATCGACCACCATCGGGTCCGGCTGTTCCCGCACGGGCAGTGGTGGAGCGCGCTGTTCAACGACGAGGCGCACCAGACGGCGATCTACTGCGACATCACCATGCCGCCCGAGTTCGGCGTGGACACGGTCACCGCGGTGGACCTGGACCTCGACATCCGGCTGCTCCGGGACGGCACGGTGCATGTCATGGACGAGGACGAGTTCCACGAGCACCAGGTCCGCTACAACTACCCGCCTCAGGTCGTGGCCACGGCCCGCGCGGTCTGCGACCACCTGGCCGCCACCATCACCACCACGGAGCCGTTCCTGACGGCGTACAAGCCCTACCTCGAGCTGATCCGCTCCCTGGACGGGTGATCGGTCCCCGCCGGCTAGGAGCCCCCCTGAGCCGACGAGGACCGATCACGATGACGACCATGGGGCCGGCACCCCACCATGCTCCGTCGCGATCGGCGACCGGTCCACTCCTCACCGCAAAGTTGCACGAAGTTGCAGAACCGCGCCGCTGACCCGGTGGCCGATAGGTTGGGGGTTATGCGTGATGTCCGGGTGGTGTACCGCAAGTACGACGAGAAGCTGCACTGGCATCAGTGGATGCGGTACCTGGGAGAGGACGAGTACGGCGTCTGGCTGGGCGCGCCGGCCGGTTCGGTGTCGCAGCGGGGCGCCGAGCCCGAGGTGACGCAGGACGAGGCGCATGTGCAGCTGTTCCCGCGGGACAAGTGGTTCACCGCGATCTTCAACGACGAGCCGCGGTACACGCTGATCTACGCCGACATCACCACGCCCGTCGAGTTCTCCGAGGACGTGGTGACGATGGTGGACCTCGACCTGGACGTGATCAAGCGCCGGGACGGGACCGTGTTCATCGACGACGAGGACGAGTTCGAGGAACACCAGGTGAAGTACAGCTACCCGCCCGACGTGATCCGCACCGCCCGCGAGACCTGCGACTGGCTCTTCGGTGCGGTCTCCACCGAAGAGCCCTTCCTGACTGTCTACAAGACTTATCTCGACAAGATCCGGTGACTACAGCGACGTCCGGCCCAGCGCCACGGCGATGACGCCGACGACCGTCATCAGCAGCGCCGAGCCGGGGTGCATGCCGATCGAGATCCGGATGTCCTGCTTCTTCCACGCCAGGTGCACGCCGGGGTAGAGGAAGACGAGCTTGGACAGCACCGTCCACGGCGCCCAGAAGTGGTAGACCGAGAAGAAGAACACGTTGAAGATCGGCGCCCAGCCGCGCAGCTGCGGCAGGCGGGGCAGCAGGAACCCGCGGAAGTAGTACTCCTCGATGAGCGGCAGGAACCAGCCGGTGAACGGGCCGCAGATCAGCAGCGTGGTCAGCAGCTTCTGCTGCGAGTAGCCGTTCAGGTACGACGTCGCGCTGTCGCCGGTGCCCTCGTAGGTGATCCACGAGAAGACGTTGTCGTACAGCAGGTTGTCGAGCGGGATCAGCGAGAGCGACACGACGGTCATCCACACGAGACAGAACGCGATCAAGGCGGTGACCTTGCCGCGCGGGACCGGCCGGTCCATGTAGCTCAGGGCGCCGCCCCGCAGGCAGTAGCGGCCGGTGACCTGCTTGCCCAGCCAGGCCAGGCCCAGCAGGAGCGGGAAGAGGACCACCGCCAAGGCGATCGCCCAGGCCAGGAACGGCGGGTAGCCGATGGACCGGACGAGCGGTGCCGCGGCGAAGGCGTAGACGGCGACGATCAGCGCGCCCGGGACCAGGTGCAGCGCGATGGACAGCGGGATCGAGTGCTTGTCGGCGAGGAGGGTCTCGAC containing:
- a CDS encoding NAD(P)-binding domain-containing protein — its product is MTTVTVLGLGPMGHALAAAFVAADHPTTVWNRTPGRAGDLDVVVADTAVDAMAASPLVVVSLLDYEVAESVLDADALKGRTLANLSGGSPEQARAMAAWAAEHGIEYLDGVIVATPTAVGTAEATLYFSGPAAAYHSHRSTLSALGENAHYLGEDPGRAAGFDASLQDLFWTSMSGVVHMFALAKAQHIAPTEIAGHAKSMLALFPDLIDLVAEQVATDHFPGDLAQLTSVAATLDHILSTIRSSDLDNGVLTAVRAEVQQAIDNGHGSEGFARLAAR
- a CDS encoding MerR family transcriptional regulator, encoding MRIGELATRTGVSERALRYYETQGLLTPSRTPSGYRKYAESDLAAVRRIRTLLAAGLNTTQIQQVLPCLVDDDGLLTPTCSDLTAGLIQQRDRIDEAIHDLQTTRTNLTKLITSQPAD
- a CDS encoding amino acid permease: MSLVRKKTIEQSIADTDEPEYQLKKRLTALDLTVFGIGVIIGAGIFTLTGRAAKLYAGPGIALSFVLAAICCALAALCYAEFSSTVPVSGSAYTFSYFSLGEIFAWIIGWDLLLELMLGASVVAQGWSTYAALFLEQIGLGWPSSIGPDSSVNVLAMLLVLVLATLATIGIKESLRVNLVLVAIKLFVVLFVIVAGLFYIKGENLTPFVPPSVPAPNGDVTITTPLFQALFGFTPSTFGIMGLVSGASLVFFAFIGFDVVATTAEEAQNPQRDLPRGIIGSLAICTVLYVLVCIVITGMVKYTDINGEAALAEAFRSVGRGGFATLISAGAVAGLTTVVLTLMIGAARVVFAMSRDHLMPRQLGKTHAKWGTPYRLTIGIGVLVAIVAGVTPIGKLEEMVNIGTLAAFTLVSIAVPLLRRSRPDIQRSFRVPLSPVIPILSALICLYLMLNLSLETWLRFGLWMLLGFAIYAVYGYHKSRVGLEERTGQEQKA
- the dxs gene encoding 1-deoxy-D-xylulose-5-phosphate synthase translates to MRVLETVDGPADLKKLTGQQLTDLAAEIRDVLVETVSRTGGHLGPNLGMVEITLAMHRVFDSPRDRLVFDTGHQTYVHKLLTGRAGQFGTLRQQGGLSGYPSQAESEHDLVENSHASTALSYADGLAKAYRLRKEDRHVVALIGDGGLTGGMAWEALNNIAAAKDLKLVVIVNDNGRSYSPTVGGLATHLTSLRTNPRYEKVLDLIKKNLGRTPYVGPPMYEVLHGVKKGLKDMLAPQGMFEDLGLKYVGPIDGHDRQALEDALRNAKSFGGPVIVHAVTQKGFGYPAAEQDEEDNFHQIRPLNKPRGWTDVFSDELVRIGHRRPDLVAITAAMLHPTGLAAFAAEFPDRTFDVGIAEQHAVTSAAGLAMGGMHPVVGLYATFLNRAFDQLLLDVALHKCGVTVVLDRAGVTGDDGASHNGMWDMSILQVVPGLRLAAPRDGKRVEELLNEAVDVDDAPTVLRFAKGEVFPDIDAVDRVGEIDVLKRSGKDVLLVGIGSMAATAMDVAQRLEAHGFGVTVVDPRWVKPVDPKLVELAADFKLVVTIEDNGRAGGCGTMIAQALRDAGVRTPFRDFGIPQQFLDHAKRAAVLQEIGLTGQEVAREITEQLTRHDSDALNEPDPAGDRPST
- a CDS encoding DUF402 domain-containing protein, which encodes MRTLFRKYDGQPHRLVEAVRLGEDEHGLWVGSVPGTQGQRADGSWKTIDHHRVRLFPHGQWWSALFNDEAHQTAIYCDITMPPEFGVDTVTAVDLDLDIRLLRDGTVHVMDEDEFHEHQVRYNYPPQVVATARAVCDHLAATITTTEPFLTAYKPYLELIRSLDG
- a CDS encoding DUF402 domain-containing protein, encoding MRDVRVVYRKYDEKLHWHQWMRYLGEDEYGVWLGAPAGSVSQRGAEPEVTQDEAHVQLFPRDKWFTAIFNDEPRYTLIYADITTPVEFSEDVVTMVDLDLDVIKRRDGTVFIDDEDEFEEHQVKYSYPPDVIRTARETCDWLFGAVSTEEPFLTVYKTYLDKIR
- a CDS encoding CPBP family glutamic-type intramembrane protease produces the protein MNNATLTQSRPKFVETLLADKHSIPLSIALHLVPGALIVAVYAFAAAPLVRSIGYPPFLAWAIALAVVLFPLLLGLAWLGKQVTGRYCLRGGALSYMDRPVPRGKVTALIAFCLVWMTVVSLSLIPLDNLLYDNVFSWITYEGTGDSATSYLNGYSQQKLLTTLLICGPFTGWFLPLIEEYYFRGFLLPRLPQLRGWAPIFNVFFFSVYHFWAPWTVLSKLVFLYPGVHLAWKKQDIRISIGMHPGSALLMTVVGVIAVALGRTSL